The Methanosphaera sp. BMS genome contains a region encoding:
- a CDS encoding AAA family ATPase encodes MIIEELTLKNFKSHKNSKIDFNEGITVILGQNGAGKSTLLEAIRFALFKKVDGNIQDMVRKPVDAQDDVSTMMVKLKFKHNHIQYEIERIKKRSSSSSTIRRLSCDKTVQITNGEKQVTEEIEKIIGVDKNSFLNAVYIRQGEITSLIDKTASDRKELISKLLNLDNLEKSWKNMINIIKEYENKIELNDRLLANKEDLLKKEKENTESTVKITEELQTDEKLKEELTNTLKELEKEVESLNQKKEKYEKNRVQIESLNKTIDETKIQLNKEETLLKTIEAKEAENKSIEKEILKLPLFKDFVEIKDKYDDKRAKLVETEQDISRINALNETLKNTKSDYEKSIEYSEKLEALNERQNLLKKDIEELNRLESSLTTINSQKGDLFDKLEQKAKAARNILNNPNLRNPEEISTEYTKQLGEKEKQQESLNNEIKECQLKISSNNTIITNTQKSLRDLKNTTDKCPICQSDISHEKHESLVEEYNNTIQECEDSNKKINENIQEKNNRLKLITDKISEIRTIEANSMIDDYNKFRNFLKEIKEINAKIESLKDKKEVYDSNEKNIEKLNENIKSLETNKQSYLTTEATLKELKSIDELESNKNSLTDEINGLKIKLKEINQKVKIPDDIKASIRYLEEKEKIYNENVGFISNKENTNNKIKEMNNKLTKENNNLDNINRENRELSYDSKIHEKTHKEYTCTDKKCVEIEKKLVENKTKKEALEKEKSDIQENIKELEKLENEQVALNDYIKLLNNIREMYGKDGVQRDLREKSKPQIELETNNIFNDFNFDYDNIKLDENYEITITKSDEILNVSMLSGGEKIVVALALRLAIAKVISKQKNELLILDEPTVHLDEERKLELIEILRDTDIAPQMLIVTHDSELIGITENIIEIRKKDGVSTYVQRE; translated from the coding sequence ATGATTATTGAAGAATTAACATTGAAGAATTTCAAATCCCATAAAAATAGCAAAATAGATTTTAATGAGGGTATAACTGTAATCTTAGGTCAGAACGGTGCCGGAAAATCAACATTGCTAGAGGCTATACGATTTGCATTGTTCAAAAAGGTTGATGGAAATATCCAGGACATGGTTAGAAAGCCGGTTGATGCCCAAGATGATGTTAGTACAATGATGGTCAAGCTTAAATTCAAGCATAACCACATTCAATATGAAATTGAAAGAATCAAGAAAAGAAGCAGTAGCAGTTCCACAATAAGAAGACTTTCATGTGACAAAACAGTCCAGATAACCAATGGAGAAAAACAGGTAACGGAAGAAATAGAAAAGATAATCGGTGTTGATAAGAACTCCTTTTTGAATGCCGTATATATCAGACAAGGAGAAATCACAAGTTTAATAGATAAAACTGCCAGTGATAGAAAAGAACTCATATCAAAACTATTGAATCTGGATAATCTAGAAAAATCATGGAAGAACATGATAAACATTATCAAGGAATATGAAAATAAGATAGAATTAAACGATAGATTACTTGCCAATAAAGAAGACCTGCTTAAAAAAGAAAAAGAAAACACAGAATCAACGGTTAAAATAACCGAAGAACTTCAGACAGATGAGAAATTAAAAGAAGAATTAACAAATACCCTGAAAGAATTGGAAAAAGAGGTTGAATCATTAAACCAGAAGAAAGAAAAATATGAGAAAAACAGGGTCCAAATAGAATCATTAAACAAAACTATTGATGAAACCAAGATCCAATTAAATAAGGAAGAAACTCTGTTAAAAACTATTGAAGCTAAGGAAGCTGAGAATAAGAGTATAGAAAAGGAAATTTTAAAACTTCCACTATTTAAGGATTTCGTTGAAATTAAAGACAAATATGATGATAAAAGAGCAAAACTTGTTGAAACAGAACAGGATATCAGTAGGATAAACGCATTAAATGAAACATTAAAAAACACAAAGTCCGATTACGAAAAATCAATAGAATACTCGGAAAAACTGGAAGCATTGAATGAAAGACAGAATTTACTAAAAAAAGATATTGAAGAATTAAATAGACTGGAATCATCACTAACTACAATTAATAGTCAAAAAGGTGATTTGTTTGATAAATTAGAACAAAAAGCCAAAGCTGCCCGTAATATACTAAACAATCCTAATTTAAGAAATCCTGAAGAAATATCCACCGAATACACCAAACAATTGGGTGAAAAAGAAAAACAACAGGAATCATTAAATAATGAAATTAAAGAATGTCAATTAAAGATTAGTTCAAACAATACCATAATAACAAATACTCAAAAGTCATTAAGAGACCTTAAAAATACTACTGACAAATGTCCAATATGCCAATCAGATATCAGTCATGAAAAACATGAAAGTCTAGTTGAAGAGTATAACAATACAATCCAAGAATGTGAAGACAGCAATAAAAAGATTAATGAGAATATCCAAGAGAAAAATAATAGACTTAAATTAATAACCGATAAAATTAGTGAAATCCGAACCATTGAAGCAAATTCAATGATTGATGATTATAATAAGTTTAGAAATTTCCTTAAAGAAATCAAAGAAATAAATGCAAAAATTGAATCATTAAAGGATAAGAAAGAAGTATATGATTCAAATGAAAAGAACATTGAAAAATTAAATGAAAACATCAAATCATTAGAGACAAATAAACAGTCATATCTGACAACTGAGGCCACATTAAAAGAATTGAAAAGTATCGATGAATTAGAATCCAATAAAAATTCATTAACAGATGAGATAAATGGATTGAAAATTAAGCTTAAGGAAATTAATCAAAAAGTAAAAATCCCTGATGACATAAAAGCCAGTATCAGATATCTTGAAGAAAAAGAAAAAATTTACAATGAAAATGTAGGATTCATCAGTAACAAAGAGAACACTAACAATAAAATCAAAGAAATGAATAATAAATTAACCAAGGAAAACAATAACCTTGATAATATTAATAGAGAAAATCGAGAATTATCATACGATAGTAAAATACATGAAAAGACACATAAAGAATATACATGTACCGATAAAAAATGTGTAGAAATTGAGAAGAAACTTGTTGAAAACAAGACCAAAAAGGAAGCACTTGAAAAGGAAAAAAGTGATATTCAAGAAAATATTAAAGAACTGGAAAAACTAGAAAACGAACAAGTAGCACTCAATGACTACATAAAACTACTAAACAATATTCGTGAAATGTATGGTAAAGACGGCGTTCAGCGGGATTTAAGAGAAAAATCAAAACCTCAAATAGAACTTGAAACAAACAATATCTTCAATGACTTCAACTTCGACTACGACAATATCAAGTTAGATGAAAACTATGAAATAACAATCACAAAATCCGATGAGATATTAAATGTTTCAATGTTAAGCGGTGGAGAAAAAATAGTTGTAGCATTGGCATTAAGACTTGCAATAGCAAAGGTCATATCCAAACAAAAAAATGAATTACTCATCTTGGATGAACCAACCGTGCATCTTGATGAGGAAAGAAAACTGGAACTGATTGAAATACTGCGTGATACAGACATAGCACCGCAAATGTTAATAGTTACACATGACTCTGAGTTAATAGGCATAACTGAAAACATCATTGAGATTCGTAAAAAGGATGGTGTTTCCACATATGTTCAGAGAGAATAA
- the hacA gene encoding homoaconitase large subunit translates to MNITEKILAKASGNDEVSPGDTIDTHIDVAMSHDGTSPPTIKVFEKIADEVWNPEKIVLVFDHNVPANTIGSADFQQVVRNFAKKQNIKNIYTQGEGICHQVLPEKGHVKPSTVMVGADSHTCTYGAFGAFATGLGATDLAMVYATGKTWFNVPESFKINVNGNLLEHVHSKDLILRIIKEIGSYGATYKSLEFHGNTIDDMSVDARLTMTNMVIECGAKNGIMIPNKATEKYLANRGITDYAITTPDKDAEYEKIYDFDVNDLQPQVACPHNVDNVEDVDKIEGTAINQAVLGSCTNGRYEDLVQAADILKGHKVHPDIQLLVFPASKAIYQKAISEGIIQTLLDSNAIICNPGCGPCLGAHMGVMTDDMTCISTTNRNFLGRMGSAKSYVYLSNPEVVAASAIKGEITNPSNI, encoded by the coding sequence ATGAATATTACTGAAAAAATACTTGCGAAAGCATCTGGTAACGATGAAGTATCCCCCGGAGATACAATTGATACCCATATTGACGTGGCAATGAGCCATGACGGAACTAGCCCACCAACAATTAAGGTATTTGAAAAGATAGCTGATGAAGTATGGAATCCTGAAAAAATCGTTTTGGTATTTGACCATAATGTACCGGCAAACACGATTGGATCTGCAGATTTCCAACAGGTAGTAAGAAACTTCGCTAAAAAACAGAACATTAAAAATATTTACACTCAAGGTGAAGGTATATGCCACCAAGTTCTACCGGAAAAGGGACATGTTAAACCATCCACTGTAATGGTTGGTGCCGATTCACACACTTGTACCTATGGTGCATTTGGTGCATTTGCAACAGGTCTTGGTGCAACCGATTTGGCCATGGTATACGCTACGGGAAAAACATGGTTTAACGTTCCAGAGTCATTTAAAATTAATGTTAATGGAAACTTACTAGAACATGTTCATTCAAAGGATTTGATTCTGAGGATTATAAAGGAAATCGGTTCCTATGGTGCTACATACAAGAGCCTTGAGTTTCATGGAAACACGATTGATGATATGAGCGTTGATGCAAGACTTACCATGACAAATATGGTAATTGAATGTGGTGCAAAAAATGGGATAATGATTCCAAATAAAGCCACTGAAAAATATTTAGCCAATAGGGGCATTACAGATTATGCCATCACCACACCAGACAAAGATGCAGAATATGAAAAAATATATGATTTTGATGTAAATGACTTACAACCGCAAGTAGCATGTCCACATAACGTGGATAACGTGGAAGATGTTGATAAAATAGAAGGTACTGCCATTAATCAGGCAGTTCTTGGTTCATGTACTAACGGCCGGTATGAAGATTTAGTTCAAGCAGCGGATATTCTTAAAGGACATAAAGTACACCCAGATATTCAATTATTAGTATTTCCAGCTTCTAAAGCAATTTACCAGAAAGCCATCAGTGAAGGAATTATTCAAACATTACTAGACTCTAATGCCATTATCTGTAACCCTGGTTGTGGACCTTGTTTAGGTGCACATATGGGAGTTATGACTGATGACATGACTTGTATTTCCACTACAAACAGAAATTTCCTAGGTAGAATGGGCAGTGCAAAATCTTACGTATACTTATCCAACCCTGAAGTTGTTGCAGCATCTGCTATCAAAGGAGAAATAACCAATCCTTCGAATATTTAA
- the serB gene encoding phosphoserine phosphatase SerB: MIKLVVFDLDNVLIDTETIDEIAKIKGLESEISEITLKAMQGKIPFETSIRERVKKLEGISVDEINKEMDKIALSNGAQETAQALKTKGYKIAIITGSFDVIALKIKEKINADYAFYNTLEVENGKLSGEVSGPLVTQNKIDVLRQLVDDIGITLDECVAIGDGANDLEMIKNAKIGIAYNAKPILRENADFTIDEKDLRKVLDIMADEELFIEEENVEEVEAQEEEFVEEEEAETESEEVEEESEEEESEEEESEEEESEEEESEEEESEEEESEEEESEEEESEEEEFEEEESEEEESEEEESEEEEVEEEKPAIDYSKLNFPQLLEVKRELEDELTQLKNERDQMNENTKTFRKERDELNQKLKDTLQIALDKRNERDEINKEVRENKELRNECNEELKKVEWSSGKKEMSNIQSEIKKIDQTIQTKVLDIRKENELVKRISDLTKQLKKIQNDEEEEKTANQLKEKSEEYHKKVVELSDKAQVVHEEMIEYFNNIDGIRAEADAKHQDFINSRRAATAKHEEVKAKLSEIRKVNKCMDQAKSRNRSKKPEEKSNSDMKEREAAEEIFQKFKDGKKLTTDEFLLLQKYNIM; this comes from the coding sequence TTGATTAAATTGGTAGTATTTGATCTGGATAATGTTTTAATCGACACAGAAACAATCGATGAAATTGCGAAAATCAAAGGTCTAGAAAGTGAAATAAGTGAAATAACATTAAAAGCAATGCAAGGAAAAATTCCTTTTGAAACATCAATACGTGAACGTGTTAAAAAACTTGAAGGCATATCTGTAGATGAAATAAATAAGGAAATGGATAAAATCGCTTTATCTAATGGTGCACAAGAAACAGCACAAGCATTAAAAACTAAAGGTTATAAAATAGCAATTATTACTGGAAGTTTTGATGTTATCGCATTGAAAATTAAAGAAAAAATAAATGCAGACTATGCATTTTACAACACTCTGGAAGTTGAAAATGGTAAACTGTCTGGAGAAGTATCAGGACCACTTGTAACCCAGAACAAAATCGATGTCCTAAGACAATTAGTAGATGACATCGGTATAACTCTTGATGAATGTGTTGCAATTGGTGATGGGGCAAATGACCTTGAAATGATTAAAAATGCTAAAATAGGAATAGCATACAACGCAAAACCAATTTTAAGAGAAAACGCCGATTTCACAATTGATGAAAAAGACCTAAGGAAGGTACTTGATATAATGGCAGACGAAGAATTATTTATTGAAGAAGAAAACGTAGAAGAAGTTGAAGCTCAAGAAGAAGAATTTGTGGAAGAAGAAGAAGCTGAAACTGAATCTGAAGAAGTTGAAGAAGAATCTGAAGAGGAAGAATCTGAAGAGGAAGAATCTGAAGAAGAGGAATCTGAAGAGGAAGAATCTGAAGAAGAGGAATCTGAAGAAGAGGAATCTGAAGAGGAAGAATCTGAAGAGGAAGAATCTGAAGAAGAGGAATTTGAAGAAGAGGAATCTGAAGAGGAAGAATCTGAAGAGGAAGAATCTGAAGAGGAAGAAGTTGAAGAAGAAAAACCAGCAATCGATTACTCCAAATTAAACTTCCCACAATTACTGGAAGTTAAAAGAGAGTTAGAAGATGAATTAACTCAACTTAAAAATGAAAGAGATCAGATGAATGAAAATACCAAAACATTCAGAAAAGAAAGAGATGAACTCAATCAAAAACTCAAAGACACTCTTCAAATAGCTTTGGATAAAAGAAATGAAAGAGACGAAATCAACAAAGAAGTTCGTGAAAACAAAGAGCTAAGAAATGAATGTAATGAAGAACTTAAAAAAGTTGAATGGAGCTCCGGTAAAAAAGAAATGTCTAATATCCAGTCAGAAATTAAAAAAATAGATCAAACTATTCAAACTAAAGTATTAGACATCAGAAAAGAAAATGAGTTAGTTAAACGTATATCCGATTTAACAAAACAACTCAAAAAAATCCAAAACGATGAAGAAGAAGAAAAAACTGCAAATCAACTCAAAGAAAAATCCGAAGAATACCACAAAAAAGTAGTTGAACTTTCAGACAAAGCACAAGTTGTTCATGAAGAAATGATTGAATACTTCAACAACATCGACGGAATAAGAGCAGAAGCAGATGCAAAACATCAGGACTTCATCAACTCAAGAAGAGCAGCAACAGCTAAACATGAAGAAGTCAAAGCTAAACTCAGTGAAATCAGAAAAGTTAACAAATGTATGGATCAAGCAAAATCCAGAAACAGAAGTAAAAAACCTGAAGAGAAAAGCAATTCTGATATGAAAGAAAGAGAAGCAGCTGAAGAAATATTCCAAAAATTCAAAGATGGTAAAAAATTAACTACAGATGAATTTTTATTATTACAAAAATACAACATAATGTAG
- a CDS encoding DNA repair exonuclease yields MKLRIAHFADTHLGYRQYGLSERENDFYERFDEIIDHMIDNDVDCVIHSGDLFESPKPPIKALLTAQQGFMRLVSHNIPVYVIAGNHDKMQKSNTEIPQRLFENEHFHIVEKGKTYTINDDVFIGGLQYISPNYQEQITNFANEIKQKGESYKYKILILHGGLEKFDQYSKEFELNTIPDNFDYYAMGHIHKRYISSFKDGIMCYPGSTELRTKKELDDYKKNGKGYTLVTIDDEKDDIDVQHVNLPLKRKYIIKKIKYPKLEEKLVEINDEIKDLEVKPILDLTVKEGDFEKSDVLEKIDEIIGDKALSIRCICNPTITEPDGIENWDNLTPEKALENRIIKDYGENEGIIHLTTSLYHELSIPNEEEALHIADDYFEKNYGGE; encoded by the coding sequence ATGAAACTTAGAATAGCACACTTTGCAGATACCCACCTTGGATACAGACAATATGGATTATCTGAACGTGAAAATGATTTCTATGAGAGATTTGATGAAATCATTGACCACATGATTGATAATGATGTTGACTGCGTAATTCATAGTGGAGACCTATTTGAAAGTCCAAAACCACCAATAAAGGCCTTGCTTACCGCACAACAAGGATTTATGAGATTAGTTTCTCATAATATCCCCGTTTATGTTATAGCAGGTAATCATGACAAGATGCAAAAGAGCAATACTGAAATTCCACAGAGATTATTTGAAAACGAACATTTCCACATAGTCGAGAAGGGTAAAACTTACACAATAAATGATGACGTGTTTATCGGAGGATTACAGTATATCTCACCCAACTATCAGGAACAAATCACTAACTTTGCAAATGAAATAAAACAAAAGGGTGAAAGTTACAAGTATAAGATACTTATATTACATGGAGGGTTGGAGAAGTTCGACCAATATTCAAAGGAATTTGAACTAAATACCATACCGGATAACTTCGACTATTATGCCATGGGCCATATCCATAAACGATACATATCCTCATTCAAGGATGGAATAATGTGTTATCCAGGTTCTACCGAACTTAGAACCAAAAAAGAATTAGATGATTATAAGAAAAACGGTAAAGGTTATACCCTTGTAACAATTGATGATGAAAAAGATGATATTGATGTTCAACATGTAAACCTACCACTCAAAAGGAAGTACATCATTAAAAAAATCAAATATCCTAAACTTGAAGAGAAGTTAGTGGAAATAAATGATGAAATTAAGGACTTAGAAGTAAAACCTATACTAGACTTGACTGTTAAAGAGGGTGATTTTGAAAAAAGTGACGTGCTTGAAAAAATTGATGAAATTATAGGTGATAAAGCATTGAGCATTAGATGCATATGCAATCCAACAATAACAGAGCCTGATGGAATAGAGAATTGGGATAATCTCACACCGGAAAAAGCACTGGAAAATAGGATAATTAAGGATTATGGGGAAAATGAAGGCATAATTCACTTGACAACAAGTCTATACCATGAATTGTCGATTCCTAACGAAGAAGAAGCGTTACATATTGCTGATGACTACTTTGAAAAGAATTATGGGGGCGAATAA
- the cyaB gene encoding class IV adenylate cyclase, translating into MIEIEIKAKIDDKNDALNKIKSLGASYSHSEEQEDIYFNAPDKDYRETDEALRIRLVPIDGEVKKILTYKGPKIDSKSKTRKEIEVEVADLDKMTDILIALGFKPSAIVSKVRRIFYYDEFTITLDKLEKIGYFMEIECMTNDEEDIEQTRDNIMELFKKMGITRGFERRSYLELLEL; encoded by the coding sequence ATGATTGAAATAGAAATCAAGGCAAAAATTGATGATAAAAATGATGCTTTAAATAAAATCAAATCCCTTGGAGCATCATATTCCCATAGTGAAGAACAGGAAGATATTTATTTTAATGCACCAGACAAGGATTATAGAGAAACTGATGAAGCATTACGTATTAGGTTAGTACCAATTGACGGTGAAGTTAAAAAAATATTAACATACAAAGGACCAAAAATAGACTCCAAAAGTAAAACAAGAAAAGAGATAGAAGTCGAGGTAGCTGATTTAGATAAGATGACTGATATCCTTATTGCTTTAGGCTTTAAACCATCAGCAATTGTCTCTAAAGTTAGAAGAATTTTTTATTATGATGAGTTTACAATAACACTGGATAAACTCGAGAAAATTGGTTATTTCATGGAAATAGAATGCATGACAAATGATGAAGAAGATATTGAACAAACACGGGATAACATCATGGAATTATTTAAAAAAATGGGTATTACCCGTGGTTTTGAAAGAAGAAGTTATCTTGAGTTATTAGAGCTATGA
- a CDS encoding homocitrate synthase family protein, which produces MKLIYHGGLEINDRFVSIYNKEVEYNLPEKINIYDTTLRDGEQTPGVCFSIDEKLDIARKLDELGIPQIEAGFPIVSENEKKAVKTIANEGLNAKTICLTRTKREDIDAALDADVDGIITFMGASDLHIEVKLNKPREDIKKICMEAIEYGKDHGLFVAFSCEDATRTEIEKLLDLYKSAEEYHADRIHIADTTGSINPYAMQYLVRNIRKEIDTEIALHCHNDFGFAVANSIAGLFEGASAISTTVNGIGERAGNASLEELVMALKLLYNKDLGFKTEVIHDLSCMVSEYSGIPIPDSKAIVGNNVFRHESGIHVDAIIKNPLCYEPYLPEMIGTKRQIVLGKHSGKAAVEEKLDSMEIKVDNDKLLEIVRLVKQEREKGEEITNEKFDEILKKANVKH; this is translated from the coding sequence TTGAAATTAATATATCATGGGGGATTAGAAATAAACGATAGATTTGTAAGTATATATAACAAGGAAGTTGAATACAATTTACCTGAAAAGATAAATATATACGATACCACATTAAGGGATGGTGAACAAACACCAGGAGTTTGTTTTTCTATTGACGAAAAACTGGACATTGCTCGAAAATTAGATGAACTAGGCATACCTCAAATTGAAGCAGGATTTCCAATAGTATCCGAAAATGAAAAAAAAGCCGTGAAAACCATTGCAAACGAAGGATTGAATGCCAAAACAATTTGTCTAACAAGAACAAAAAGGGAGGATATTGATGCAGCATTAGATGCCGATGTAGATGGTATAATAACATTCATGGGAGCATCAGATTTACATATTGAAGTTAAATTAAACAAACCAAGAGAAGATATTAAAAAGATATGTATGGAAGCCATTGAATATGGTAAAGATCATGGATTATTCGTTGCATTTTCTTGTGAAGATGCCACAAGAACAGAAATTGAAAAATTACTTGACTTATATAAAAGTGCTGAAGAATACCATGCTGATAGAATCCATATAGCAGATACGACAGGTTCCATTAACCCATATGCTATGCAATACTTAGTCCGAAATATAAGAAAGGAAATTGATACAGAAATTGCACTGCATTGTCATAATGACTTTGGATTTGCTGTTGCCAATTCAATTGCTGGTTTATTCGAAGGAGCATCGGCAATTTCCACCACAGTTAATGGTATTGGTGAAAGGGCCGGAAACGCATCTCTTGAAGAATTGGTGATGGCATTGAAATTATTATATAACAAGGATTTAGGATTTAAAACAGAGGTAATACATGACTTATCATGTATGGTTTCTGAATATAGTGGCATTCCAATACCTGACAGTAAAGCCATTGTTGGAAACAATGTATTCCGACATGAATCAGGCATACATGTGGATGCCATAATTAAAAATCCACTATGTTACGAACCATACCTGCCCGAGATGATTGGAACTAAAAGACAGATAGTACTTGGAAAACACTCCGGTAAAGCTGCTGTGGAAGAAAAGCTAGATTCAATGGAAATTAAAGTGGACAATGATAAATTACTTGAAATTGTTAGACTTGTTAAACAAGAACGTGAAAAAGGTGAAGAGATTACAAATGAAAAATTTGATGAAATTCTCAAAAAAGCAAACGTTAAACATTGA
- a CDS encoding TATA-box-binding protein, translated as MADVQIKVENIVASATLGKSLELPKIAPALENVEYNLEQFPGLVFKLKEPKTAALIFGSGKLVCTGAKCIEDSIKAIHMTVDRIRELDPEIPNDFEIKIQNIVASANLGRILNLEAVALDLENTEYEPEQFPGLVYRLTDPKVVLLLFGSGKVVCTGAKTAEQASLGVQKTKERLMELYLIDE; from the coding sequence ATGGCAGATGTACAAATTAAAGTTGAAAACATTGTTGCTAGTGCAACATTAGGTAAATCGTTAGAATTACCAAAAATTGCTCCAGCTTTAGAAAATGTTGAATATAACTTAGAGCAGTTCCCTGGTTTAGTTTTTAAACTTAAAGAACCTAAAACTGCAGCTTTAATATTTGGATCTGGAAAATTAGTATGTACTGGTGCAAAATGTATTGAAGATTCAATAAAAGCTATTCACATGACCGTGGATAGAATAAGAGAATTGGATCCTGAAATACCTAATGATTTTGAAATCAAAATACAAAACATTGTGGCATCAGCTAACTTAGGACGAATACTTAACTTAGAAGCAGTTGCTTTGGATTTAGAAAATACCGAATATGAACCAGAACAGTTCCCTGGTTTAGTATACAGATTAACTGATCCTAAAGTTGTATTATTATTATTCGGTTCCGGAAAAGTTGTTTGTACCGGAGCAAAAACAGCTGAACAGGCATCATTAGGTGTTCAGAAAACTAAAGAACGTTTAATGGAATTATACTTAATCGATGAGTAA
- a CDS encoding transglutaminase family protein, protein MLIEEYLIETPSIDYMNSHIQEKVQEFENQSNDEMDYIKRSYEFVRDEIPHSWDIGANIVSKTASDVLINKTGICWTKSCLFAALLRAKGIPSGISYQLLTIADDDSEGHMIHALNTVYVKDLKKWVRLDARGNIESLNTPFSLDKDCLAFQVRSELGEIDYMDNHADLDERLVNILSESDNLFDINIDFKF, encoded by the coding sequence ATGTTGATTGAAGAATACCTAATAGAAACGCCCAGTATTGATTACATGAATTCACATATTCAGGAAAAGGTTCAAGAATTTGAAAATCAATCCAATGATGAGATGGACTATATCAAAAGGAGTTATGAATTTGTAAGGGATGAAATTCCTCATTCATGGGATATTGGAGCAAACATTGTTTCAAAAACAGCTAGTGACGTGTTAATAAATAAAACTGGAATATGTTGGACAAAATCATGTCTGTTCGCAGCACTACTAAGAGCAAAAGGAATTCCATCTGGTATTAGTTATCAACTACTTACAATAGCAGATGACGATAGTGAAGGTCATATGATTCATGCATTGAATACGGTGTATGTTAAAGATTTGAAGAAGTGGGTGAGACTTGATGCTAGAGGAAATATAGAAAGTTTAAATACACCTTTCAGTTTGGATAAGGATTGTTTGGCTTTTCAAGTTCGGAGTGAATTGGGAGAAATTGATTATATGGATAACCACGCTGATTTGGATGAAAGATTAGTTAATATACTTTCAGAAAGTGACAATCTCTTTGATATTAATATAGATTTTAAGTTTTAA